A single genomic interval of Zingiber officinale cultivar Zhangliang chromosome 4A, Zo_v1.1, whole genome shotgun sequence harbors:
- the LOC121969210 gene encoding protein LURP-one-related 8-like, with protein MAKVHPNTTAAASTDGPPKTSVVPKEDGGEVSLTVWRKSLLFGCSGFTVFDSKGNLVFRVDVYGSAVGALVLMDSCGNPLLTLRRRKMSLGGTWLIFNGEDAVDPVYSVERQVSLRHGGVLAHVKPRRLQQGGGGYEIRGSYARRSCRVYDERRRAVAEVRRKEPAGGAAFGGDVFRLVVESDFDACLAMALVIALDQMFG; from the exons ATGGCCAAGGTCCATCCCAACACGACGGCCGCCGCTTCGACCGACGGGCCACCGAAGACCTCCGTCGTCCCGAAGGAGGACGGCGGCGAAGTGTCGTTGACGGTGTGGCGGAAGTCGTTGCTGTTCGGTTGCAGCGGGTTCACCGTCTTCGACTCGAAGGGCAATTTGGTCTTTCGAGTCGACGTCTATGGCTCCGCCGTCGGTGCGCTCGTCCTCATGGACAGTTGCGGCAACCCATTGCTCACTCTCCGACGAAGG AAGATGAGCCTTGGGGGGACGTGGCTGATATTTAACGGCGAGGACGCCGTCGACCCGGTTTACTCCGTCGAGCGGCAGGTGAGCCTCCGCCACGGCGGGGTGCTAGCGCACGTGAAGCCCCGCCGCCTGCAGCAGGGCGGCGGAGGGTACGAGATCAGAGGGTCGTACGCTCGGCGGAGCTGCCGCGTCTACGACGAGCGGCGGCGGGCGGTGGCGGAGGTCCGGCGGAAGGAGCCCGCCGGCGGCGCCGCCTTCGGCGGGGACGTGTTTCGCCTCGTGGTCGAGTCGGATTTCGACGCGTGTCTCGCGATGGCCCTCGTGATCGCGCTCGATCAGATGTTTGGGTGA